From the Simplicispira suum genome, the window GACGAGTTGCTGGTAATGAAAGAAGACGACCTCTTCGCAGTTGTGGAGAAATAAAGCTACTGCGCAGGCGCCTGGCGTTGTTGCGCGGTGCTCGCAATCCTCACGTACACAAGTACGTTCCGGTTGCTGCGCTCCGTGCGCCTAGCCTGACACCTGCTCGCTACGCTTTCTTCCCCCACAACCAGTTATCCGTTTCACGAATTTTTTAGACTTTTCAGGAGCTCCAACATGGCAGCAAAAGACGTAGTTTTCGGCGGCGAAGCCCGCGCACGCATGGTCGAGGGTGTGAACATCCTGGCCAACGCAGTCAAGACCACCCTGGGCCCCAAGGGTCGCAACGTGGTGCTCGAGCGTTCGTACGGCGCCCCCACCGTGACCAAGGACGGTGTGTCCGTGGCCAAGGAAATCGAACTCAAGGACAAGCTGCAAAACATGGGCGCGCAGATGGTCAAGGAAGTTGCTTCCAAGACCTCTGACATCGCTGGCGACGGCACCACCACCGCCACCGTGCTGGCCCAGGCCATCGTGCACGAAGGCATGAAGTACGTGGCCGCCGGCATGAACCCCATGGATCTGAAGCGCGGCATCGACAAGGCTGTGACGGCCCTGGTTGCCGAGCTGAAAAAAGCGTCCAAGGCCACCACGACCTCCAAGGAAATCGCCCAGGTCGGCTCGATTTCGGCCAACTCGGACGAAACCATTGGCAAGATCATTGCTGATGCGATGGACAAGGTCGGCAAGGAAGGCGTCATCACCGTCGAAGACGGCAAGTCGCTGGAATCCGAACTCGAAGTCGTCGAAGGCATGCAGTTTGACCGCGGCTACCTCTCGCCCTACTTCATCAACAACCCAGAGAAGCAATCCGCGATTCTGGAAAACCCCTTCGTGCTGCTGTACGACAAGAAGATCAGCAACATCCGCGACCTGCTGCCCACGCTCGAAGCCGTGGCCAAGTCGGGCCGTCCGCTGCTCATCATCTCGGAAGACGTCGAAGGCGAAGCCCTGGCAACGCTGGTGGTCAACACCATCCGCGGCATCCTGAAGGTTGTGGCTGTCAAGGCCCCAGGCTTTGGCGACCGCCGCAAGGCCATGCTGGAAGACATCGCCATCCTGACGGGCGGCAAGGTCATCGCTGAAGAAGTCGGCCTGACGCTGGAGAAGGTCACGCTGGCCGACCTCGGCTCGGCCAAGCGCGTCGAAGTGGGCAAGGAAAACACCATCATCATCGACGGCGAAGGCCAGGCTGCCGACATCGAAGCGCGCGTCAAGCAAGTGCGCGTGCAAATCGAAGAAGCCACCAGCGACTACGACCGCGAGAAGCTGCAAGAGCGCGTGGCCAAGCTGGCCGGCGGTGTCGCCTTGATCAAGGTGGGCGCTGCCACCGAAGTCGAAATGAAGGAAAAGAAGGCCCGCGTCGAAGACGCCCTGCACGCGACCCGCGCTGCGGTGGAAGAAGGCATCGTGGCTGGTGGTGGCGTGGCTCTGCTGCGCGCCAAGCAGGCTGCTGGCGAGATCAAGGGCGACAACCCGGATCAGGAAGCCGGCATCAAGCTGGTGCTCAAGGCCATTGAGTCGCCGCTGCGCGAAATCGTCGCCAACGCCGGTGGCGAGCCATCGGTGGTGGTCGCGGCCATCCTGGCTGGCAAGGGCAACTATGGCTTCAACGCTGCCAACGACACCTACGGCGACATGATCGAGATGGGCATTCTGGACCCAACGAAAGTGACGCGCACTGCACTGCAGAACGCAGCTTCCGTGTCGTCCTTGATGCTCACCACCGAGTGCATGGTGGCCGAGGCGCCGAAGGAAGAAGGCGGCGCTGGCGGCGGCATGCCCGACATGGGTGGCATGGGCGGCATGGGCGGCATGGGCATGTAACGGCCCCGAGGCAGAGCCTGCTCCGCCTCAACGTTTCGCAGAACCCGCAGGTCTCACGGCCTGCGGGTTTTTTCGTTCAGGCGGCCGGTGCCTCGCCAAAACTGTTGGCCTGCGCTGCGCTGGGCTGCACCCACCAAAACAGCAGCACCAGATACCCAATGCCGGTCAGCATGAGCAACTGCCACCAACCTGAGCGCCCCACGTCGTGCAGGCGACGCGTACCCACTGCCAGCGCGGGCAGCAGCAGCAACAGCACCACGACGCTGTACACCATCTCGCCCAACAGGCTGGAGACGATCACCACCAGAATCTGGAACAGGAAAAACCACCAGAACTCCGA encodes:
- the groL gene encoding chaperonin GroEL (60 kDa chaperone family; promotes refolding of misfolded polypeptides especially under stressful conditions; forms two stacked rings of heptamers to form a barrel-shaped 14mer; ends can be capped by GroES; misfolded proteins enter the barrel where they are refolded when GroES binds) — protein: MAAKDVVFGGEARARMVEGVNILANAVKTTLGPKGRNVVLERSYGAPTVTKDGVSVAKEIELKDKLQNMGAQMVKEVASKTSDIAGDGTTTATVLAQAIVHEGMKYVAAGMNPMDLKRGIDKAVTALVAELKKASKATTTSKEIAQVGSISANSDETIGKIIADAMDKVGKEGVITVEDGKSLESELEVVEGMQFDRGYLSPYFINNPEKQSAILENPFVLLYDKKISNIRDLLPTLEAVAKSGRPLLIISEDVEGEALATLVVNTIRGILKVVAVKAPGFGDRRKAMLEDIAILTGGKVIAEEVGLTLEKVTLADLGSAKRVEVGKENTIIIDGEGQAADIEARVKQVRVQIEEATSDYDREKLQERVAKLAGGVALIKVGAATEVEMKEKKARVEDALHATRAAVEEGIVAGGGVALLRAKQAAGEIKGDNPDQEAGIKLVLKAIESPLREIVANAGGEPSVVVAAILAGKGNYGFNAANDTYGDMIEMGILDPTKVTRTALQNAASVSSLMLTTECMVAEAPKEEGGAGGGMPDMGGMGGMGGMGM
- a CDS encoding DUF805 domain-containing protein, whose amino-acid sequence is MNFMQAIQSCLTQYATFTGRAPRSEFWWFFLFQILVVIVSSLLGEMVYSVVVLLLLLPALAVGTRRLHDVGRSGWWQLLMLTGIGYLVLLFWWVQPSAAQANSFGEAPAA